From Segatella copri, the proteins below share one genomic window:
- a CDS encoding carboxylesterase/lipase family protein, with protein MKLKRHLLTAALTLFCLSAANAQLLRTTVEQGEIEGVEHEGFALYKGIPYAEAPVGNLRWKAPVSKKPWKGVFKADKWGDRPPQPIDPNQNGGELGMSEDCLYLSVETPAKSKNDKLPVFVMIHGGAFLTGSYSGTQESFVKEGIIYCSIEYRLGALGFMAHPELSKESGKNISGNYGILDQVMALKWIHDNIAAFGGDPDKITIAGESAGGISVSILCASPLAKGLFRGAISESGGSFWPVDEARNGNTAMLTTKAAEASGLALQKKLKVKNIKQLRKVPFMDIVKNTAMESFWPNVDGYSITDDQYKLYEKGNYNDVNVIIGTNSDEGSMFSRPVSVSDYEKRIHEIYGSWADQVLSLYPAKTEEETYFAQSDIFRDGSFAWGTYAWANLQSKTGKGKVYMYYFDQDSENTIVKSRKGGASHVAEMPFIYGYKFGSGKMTETEQHMEQIMSRYWINFTKTGNPNGNSLPFWTTYQEGKPTVMIMKEGLHLGPVQNQKQMDFFEKFFKEKRK; from the coding sequence ATGAAATTGAAAAGACATCTACTGACAGCTGCCCTGACACTCTTTTGCCTATCGGCAGCTAACGCCCAACTGCTAAGAACAACAGTGGAGCAAGGGGAAATTGAAGGTGTGGAACATGAAGGATTCGCCCTATACAAGGGAATCCCATACGCTGAAGCACCAGTGGGCAACCTCAGATGGAAAGCCCCAGTGAGCAAGAAGCCTTGGAAGGGAGTATTCAAAGCAGATAAATGGGGAGACCGTCCACCACAGCCCATTGACCCTAACCAAAATGGTGGAGAGCTGGGCATGAGCGAGGACTGCCTATACCTCAGTGTGGAAACGCCAGCCAAGAGTAAGAATGACAAACTCCCTGTATTTGTGATGATTCATGGAGGAGCCTTTCTTACTGGCTCCTACAGTGGAACTCAGGAAAGCTTTGTCAAGGAAGGCATCATCTATTGCAGCATAGAATACCGCTTAGGAGCCTTGGGATTCATGGCACATCCAGAGCTGAGTAAGGAATCAGGCAAGAACATATCTGGTAACTATGGCATCCTTGATCAAGTGATGGCCTTAAAATGGATTCACGACAATATCGCTGCCTTCGGTGGAGACCCAGACAAGATTACCATTGCTGGAGAATCTGCCGGTGGTATCTCGGTAAGTATACTATGCGCCTCTCCCCTTGCAAAGGGACTATTCCGTGGTGCCATCAGCGAAAGCGGCGGTTCTTTCTGGCCAGTGGACGAAGCAAGAAACGGCAACACCGCCATGCTCACAACTAAAGCAGCAGAGGCAAGCGGACTGGCACTTCAAAAGAAACTTAAAGTAAAGAACATTAAGCAACTCAGAAAAGTTCCTTTCATGGACATCGTGAAGAATACCGCCATGGAATCCTTCTGGCCTAATGTGGATGGCTACAGCATCACAGATGACCAGTATAAGCTCTATGAAAAGGGAAACTACAATGATGTAAATGTCATCATAGGAACCAACAGCGACGAAGGAAGTATGTTTAGCCGCCCTGTCAGTGTAAGTGACTATGAGAAAAGAATCCATGAAATATATGGAAGTTGGGCAGACCAGGTTCTCAGTCTCTATCCTGCCAAGACAGAGGAAGAAACCTACTTCGCCCAATCCGACATTTTCCGTGATGGCTCCTTTGCATGGGGAACGTATGCCTGGGCTAACCTGCAGAGCAAGACCGGCAAGGGCAAGGTGTATATGTATTACTTTGACCAAGACTCTGAGAACACCATCGTGAAAAGCCGCAAGGGAGGAGCGAGCCATGTGGCAGAGATGCCATTCATCTATGGCTATAAGTTTGGCTCTGGAAAGATGACCGAGACGGAGCAGCACATGGAACAAATCATGTCACGCTACTGGATCAACTTTACCAAGACTGGCAATCCAAACGGGAATAGCCTTCCTTTCTGGACTACCTACCAGGAAGGTAAACCAACGGTGATGATTATGAAGGAAGGACTGCATTTGGGTCCTGTTCAAAATCAAAAGCAAATGGACTTCTTCGAGAAGTTCTTCAAGGAAAAAAGAAAATAA
- a CDS encoding S41 family peptidase encodes MKKYLFIALVAFLAVTSASAQLRIKMGKNSPIEKLGRAEIAITNLYVDSVDENKLVEDAIRGMLEKLDPHSSYATAKETKAMNEPLNGSFDGIGVQFNMVDDTLLVIQPVTNGPSEKVGIIAGDRIVAVNDTAISGVKMSKEEIMKRLRGPKGTTVNLTIVRRGIKDKLIFKVKRDKIPVTTMDAAYMIRPGIGYIRLGSFGLTSHKEVTIAMDSLKKKGMKDLIFDLEDNGGGYLQAAAQIANEFLQKGDLIVYTSGRAAPRQEYKAQANGRWRKGKVVVLTNEFTASAAEIVSGAIQDQDRGVVVGRRTFGKGLVQRPLTFDDGSEIRLTIAHYYTPSGRCIQKPYKKGDRLDYAMDLDKRYKHGEFTNQDSIHLSDSLKYYTLRKHRVVYGGGGIMPDYFVPLDTTKYTKMHRQLAAKSIVINHSLKFIDAHRKELKSQYKDFDKFLATYEVPSSLIDGIIAEGKKEKIEPKDEAELIQTKKYLALQLKALVARDIWDMSQYFQVWNETNEIVQRAVQLLTTGK; translated from the coding sequence ATGAAGAAATATCTATTCATAGCACTTGTAGCATTCCTGGCAGTAACTTCTGCCAGTGCCCAGTTGCGTATCAAGATGGGCAAGAACAGCCCGATAGAGAAGTTGGGAAGGGCTGAAATCGCCATTACCAACCTTTATGTGGATAGTGTGGATGAGAATAAGCTCGTAGAGGACGCCATCCGAGGCATGCTCGAAAAGCTTGACCCTCATTCTTCTTACGCTACAGCCAAGGAAACCAAGGCGATGAACGAGCCGCTGAACGGCAGTTTTGATGGCATTGGCGTGCAGTTTAACATGGTAGATGATACGCTGCTCGTTATCCAGCCGGTTACGAACGGACCTTCTGAGAAGGTGGGAATCATTGCCGGCGACCGCATTGTGGCTGTAAACGATACTGCCATTTCGGGCGTTAAGATGAGCAAGGAGGAAATCATGAAGCGCCTTCGTGGTCCTAAGGGAACAACGGTGAACCTTACCATCGTGCGCCGTGGCATCAAGGATAAGCTCATCTTTAAGGTAAAGCGCGATAAAATTCCGGTAACTACGATGGATGCGGCTTATATGATTCGTCCGGGCATCGGATACATCCGATTGGGAAGCTTCGGTCTTACCAGTCATAAAGAGGTAACAATAGCGATGGATTCGCTGAAAAAGAAGGGAATGAAGGACCTTATCTTCGACCTTGAGGATAATGGCGGAGGCTATCTTCAGGCTGCGGCTCAGATAGCCAACGAGTTCCTGCAGAAGGGCGATCTCATCGTTTATACCAGCGGTCGTGCAGCGCCTCGCCAGGAATATAAGGCGCAGGCTAACGGCAGATGGCGCAAGGGCAAGGTGGTGGTGCTCACCAATGAGTTTACCGCTTCTGCCGCCGAGATTGTTTCCGGAGCCATCCAGGATCAGGACCGTGGCGTAGTGGTTGGTCGCAGAACCTTCGGCAAGGGATTGGTGCAGCGTCCGCTGACCTTTGATGATGGCAGCGAGATTCGTCTCACCATCGCCCATTACTATACGCCTAGCGGCAGATGCATCCAGAAGCCATATAAGAAAGGTGACAGATTGGATTATGCGATGGATCTGGACAAGCGTTACAAGCATGGCGAGTTCACCAATCAGGACAGCATCCATCTTTCAGACAGTCTGAAGTATTATACCTTGCGCAAGCATCGTGTAGTTTATGGTGGTGGTGGAATCATGCCAGATTATTTCGTTCCGCTGGATACAACCAAGTACACCAAGATGCACCGTCAGTTGGCAGCCAAGAGTATCGTCATCAACCACAGTCTGAAGTTCATCGATGCGCATCGTAAGGAGCTGAAGAGCCAGTATAAGGATTTCGATAAGTTCCTCGCCACCTACGAGGTTCCTTCTTCGCTGATAGATGGCATTATCGCCGAGGGCAAGAAGGAGAAGATAGAGCCGAAGGATGAGGCTGAATTAATTCAGACGAAGAAATACCTCGCCCTGCAGCTGAAAGCCCTTGTAGCGCGAGATATCTGGGATATGAGCCAATACTTCCAGGTTTGGAACGAGACAAACGAGATAGTTCAGCGCGCCGTGCAGCTGCTGACTACGGGGAAATAA
- a CDS encoding N-acetyltransferase, with protein sequence MSLIEIKKVETKKDLKTFIDFHYDLYEGNEYDVPNLFSDDMNTLSKDKNAAFEFCEAEYFLAYKDGKLAGRVAAIINHKANNKWGRKSVRFGWIDFIDDREVSKALLDAVEKYGKEKGMEDIVGPLGFTDMDPEGMLTWGFDQLGTMPTIYNYSYYPEHIEALEGFTVDNKYVEYKLMVPDTIPEKYSKIAAMIEKRYNLHVRKLTRKDVYQGGYGQKIFDLINDTYKHLYGYSELSQKQIDQYIKMYLSLLDLNFVTAIEDWTTEDHKMIGIGITMPSLSRALQKCHRGRLLPFGWWHLLRAIKFHKTKIVDLLLIGIQPEYRAKGANALLFADLIPIYQKYGIEWGETQVEMEDNAAVQGQWGVLDPVLHKRRNCYIKSIR encoded by the coding sequence ATGTCATTAATAGAAATTAAAAAGGTCGAAACAAAGAAGGACTTGAAGACGTTCATCGACTTCCATTACGACCTCTACGAAGGCAACGAATATGATGTGCCTAATCTTTTCAGCGACGACATGAATACTCTGAGCAAGGACAAGAACGCAGCGTTCGAGTTCTGCGAGGCAGAGTATTTTCTTGCCTATAAGGACGGCAAGCTTGCAGGTCGCGTCGCTGCCATTATCAATCATAAGGCAAACAATAAATGGGGCAGGAAATCGGTCCGTTTCGGCTGGATTGATTTCATTGACGACCGCGAGGTTTCCAAGGCTCTTCTCGATGCTGTAGAGAAATACGGTAAGGAGAAGGGAATGGAAGATATTGTAGGTCCGCTGGGTTTTACCGATATGGATCCGGAAGGCATGCTTACCTGGGGCTTTGACCAGCTAGGCACCATGCCTACCATTTATAATTATTCATATTATCCGGAGCACATCGAGGCTCTGGAGGGTTTTACCGTAGATAATAAATATGTAGAGTATAAACTGATGGTGCCAGATACCATCCCGGAGAAATATTCCAAGATAGCGGCGATGATAGAGAAAAGATACAATCTCCATGTCCGCAAACTTACCCGTAAGGATGTTTATCAGGGCGGATACGGACAGAAGATTTTCGACCTCATCAATGATACATACAAGCATCTCTATGGTTATTCCGAACTTTCACAGAAGCAGATAGACCAGTACATCAAGATGTATCTGTCTTTGCTCGACCTGAACTTTGTAACAGCCATAGAAGACTGGACTACCGAGGATCATAAGATGATAGGTATCGGTATTACGATGCCTTCCCTTTCCAGAGCTCTGCAGAAGTGTCATAGGGGCAGGCTGCTTCCTTTTGGCTGGTGGCATCTGCTGCGCGCCATCAAGTTCCATAAAACCAAGATTGTCGACCTTCTGCTCATCGGTATCCAGCCGGAATACCGTGCTAAGGGTGCCAATGCGCTGCTCTTTGCCGACCTGATTCCTATCTATCAGAAGTATGGAATCGAGTGGGGAGAAACACAGGTGGAAATGGAAGATAATGCTGCCGTGCAGGGACAATGGGGCGTCTTGGATCCAGTCCTTCACAAGCGCCGCAACTGCTATATTAAGAGTATCAGGTAA
- a CDS encoding DNA topoisomerase IV subunit B, translated as MEHVRTRPGMYIGRLGDGNLPEDGIYVLLKEVVDNSIDEFKMGAGARLEIDIEDNLRVSVRDYGRGIPQGKLVEAVSVLNTGGKYDSKAFKKSVGLNGVGVKAVNALSSHFEVKSYRDGKVRHLKFEKGILKSDTMEDTEDENGTFIFFEPDNTLFKNYSFHDDFVETMLRNYTYLNTGLTIMHNGRRILSRHGLQDLLSDNMTNEGLYDIVHMKGEDIEIAFTHTNQYGEEYYSFVNGQHTTQGGTHQSAFKEHIAKTIKEFYGKYEYADIRNGLVAAIAINVEEPVFESQTKIKLGSTTMTPNGGETINKYVGDFLKKEVDNYLHIHKDVAEILENKIKESERERKAMAGVTKLARERAKKANLHNRKLRDCRIHFSDAKNERKEESSIFITEGDSASGSITKSRDVNTQAVFSLRGKPLNSFGLTKKVVYENEEFNLLQAALDIEDGLDSLRYNKVIVATDADVDGMHIRLLIITFFLQFFPDLIKKGHVYVLQTPLFRVRNKRTKIKNKQAVADADAKLGSKEKKSDFITHYCYSDEERQQAIRDLGPDPEITRFKGLGEISPDEFAHFIGPDMRLEQVTLHKTDQVQKLLEYYMGKNTMERQNFIIENLVIEEDIPEEDSEPLD; from the coding sequence ATGGAGCATGTGCGTACCCGTCCGGGTATGTACATCGGCCGTCTGGGAGATGGAAATCTGCCGGAAGATGGTATTTATGTGCTCCTGAAGGAGGTGGTAGACAACTCTATCGATGAATTCAAGATGGGCGCAGGTGCCCGTCTGGAAATCGATATCGAGGACAATCTGCGTGTCAGCGTGCGCGACTATGGCCGTGGTATTCCTCAGGGCAAGCTCGTTGAGGCTGTAAGTGTGCTGAATACCGGCGGTAAGTACGACAGCAAGGCGTTCAAGAAGAGCGTCGGTCTGAACGGTGTGGGTGTGAAGGCGGTCAATGCCCTCAGTTCCCACTTCGAAGTAAAGTCGTACCGCGACGGAAAGGTGCGCCATCTGAAGTTTGAGAAAGGTATTCTGAAGAGCGACACGATGGAAGATACTGAGGACGAGAACGGTACCTTTATCTTCTTCGAGCCGGATAATACACTCTTCAAGAACTATTCCTTCCACGATGATTTCGTGGAAACGATGCTCCGCAACTATACTTATCTGAACACCGGACTCACCATCATGCACAATGGCCGCCGCATCTTGAGCCGCCATGGTCTGCAGGATTTGCTGAGCGATAATATGACCAACGAAGGTCTCTACGACATCGTCCACATGAAGGGCGAGGACATCGAGATTGCCTTCACCCATACTAACCAGTATGGCGAGGAGTATTATTCCTTCGTCAACGGTCAGCACACCACCCAGGGAGGTACGCATCAGAGTGCCTTCAAGGAGCATATTGCCAAGACTATCAAGGAGTTCTACGGCAAGTATGAGTATGCTGACATCCGAAACGGACTGGTGGCTGCCATTGCCATCAACGTAGAAGAACCGGTCTTCGAGAGTCAGACCAAGATTAAGCTCGGAAGTACTACGATGACGCCGAATGGTGGCGAAACCATCAATAAGTATGTGGGCGATTTCCTGAAGAAGGAAGTAGACAACTATCTCCATATCCACAAGGATGTGGCTGAGATTCTGGAGAATAAGATTAAGGAGAGCGAACGCGAGCGCAAGGCGATGGCGGGCGTTACCAAACTCGCCCGTGAGCGTGCCAAGAAGGCGAATCTCCACAACCGCAAGCTCCGCGACTGCCGCATCCATTTCAGCGACGCCAAGAACGAGCGCAAGGAGGAGAGTTCCATCTTCATCACCGAGGGCGATTCTGCCAGCGGAAGCATCACCAAGAGCCGCGATGTGAATACCCAGGCGGTGTTCTCTCTGCGTGGTAAACCGCTCAACAGCTTCGGTCTTACCAAGAAGGTGGTTTATGAGAACGAGGAGTTCAATCTGCTTCAGGCGGCTCTCGATATAGAGGACGGCTTGGATTCATTGCGTTACAACAAGGTGATTGTGGCAACCGATGCGGATGTCGACGGAATGCACATCCGCCTGCTCATCATCACCTTCTTCCTTCAGTTCTTCCCAGATCTCATCAAGAAGGGCCATGTCTACGTGCTTCAGACCCCATTGTTCCGAGTGCGCAACAAGCGAACCAAGATCAAGAACAAGCAGGCGGTGGCTGATGCGGATGCGAAACTGGGAAGCAAGGAGAAAAAGAGCGATTTCATCACGCATTACTGTTACAGCGATGAGGAGCGCCAGCAGGCGATTCGCGATTTGGGCCCTGACCCTGAAATCACCCGATTCAAAGGATTGGGAGAGATTTCGCCTGATGAATTCGCCCATTTCATCGGTCCCGACATGCGGTTGGAGCAGGTTACGCTGCATAAAACCGATCAGGTGCAGAAGCTGCTGGAATATTATATGGGTAAGAATACGATGGAGCGCCAGAACTTCATCATCGAAAATCTGGTGATAGAAGAGGATATTCCGGAGGAAGACTCTGAGCCGCTGGATTAA